Sequence from the Calditrichota bacterium genome:
CTTATAGCCCCGAACTGAATCCGGATGAGTACTTGAATAATGACATCAAGAACAACGCATCACAAAGTCATCGACCGGCCACGAAGAAGGAGCTGCAGGAGAACGTGCGATTCTATCTTCGTGTGACACAGAAACGACCGGACATAGTCAGGCGGTTCTTCAAAGCTCCCAAGGTCGCCTATGCCGCCTGAATGTGTCTATAATAAAATGACCCCATTAATAACACTGTGCAAGAAATATATCCCTATTTGTGAGGAAAAATCAACCAATAATCGGCTCTGACCGGAGCGACCAAATATCTCAGGTTGCGATCGAGTCCAGTCAACATCCTCGCTCCTCCAATAAAAAGCAAATGCACCGCTCCATGAAGATTTCTCAAGTTCCTCACTATCACTGTTCGGCTTGGAGTCAGTTACATCAGTCGTTAATGAGGCTCGTTGTGATTGCTCGGTCGCCTTTATCTTCCAAACACCACGACGAACTTGCACAACAAGGGATCCATATCCCTCTTTTCTCAAATGAGTAAGCAAATCTCTATTTAGGGTAAGGCCTGGCGTTAACCCTTTAGTATTCTTCAGGCCGCGAATAATGACCTCGCCCGCGATTTTGTCGTAATGTCGTTCCTTACCATCGGAAAGGATACTTAATGCTGCCTCGAGCCAGTTCATAGACAATCCTTACACTGTTTCCAACTGCAAACGCCCAATCTCTTCAACCGGCATCCGGCTGCTAAGATCGAGCAACTCAATCCCGACGACTCTTCCTTCGGAGTCGAAGTCCAGTATGACGCCCGGCTCAACTTCCTCAGACTCGACAATTCTCGTCTCGTCCAGCCTGAGATAAAGTGCGTCATCAACCTTATCAATTCTAAGTCTCATCTCTCTCTCTTGATGCGACGGTCGAAGAAAATGGTAACGATCTGCGGAGGCTCAACTCGTTGGCTGACTACAACTCTTAGAATTCGCCCCCCAAATTCCGGTATTCTTGCCATATAATGCAAGTTTCCCTCCGGTCCCATCTCAGTCCAATCAGGATGTTTCAATGTTTGCACAACCCAACTGCCTTCCAATTCACGCTCAATGACACGGATTCCGCGTGATGTGTAAGTTGAAAACCTGCAATTTTCATCTAAAAATTCAACGCAAACAGCCTGACAAATCCGTCCGACAAACGGCCAAAAAAGCCGCCGCCCCCCGCCATCGACGCAATCGTCACCAGCACCGATCCAAACAGGATCGAGCCCATTGCAAGAGCTTTTCCGACATCCTGTCCGCGCAATGCCGCAATCGCCCGGGCGTCCTTTGAGAGGTAGGCCGACGCCGCGAAAAGTTCCTCCCCGATCAGCGTATAGTCACACGCTGCTACAAAGAACGGTAACTGCGTCGGCATAGCCGTCCCGGCAATCTGGATCGCGCCTACATGGTTGCCGGTCTCAGCTAGAATAAGCGACTCGGCAAAGAAGGCTCCCAAATAGAAGCAGGCCGCCGGCCGCTCCCGCACCATAATCCCGTCTACGGCGGCAACATAGCCGAACTGTTCGTCGGTGACGTAGTGGACGATGGAGTCGTTATAGAAGTCGGGCCTTCCGACCGACATATACGACTCCTTGACGACTTCCCGCCCGTTCGACATCACCAGCGACCGCGAGACCGGCACGTCGAGCCGCGTCTCATA
This genomic interval carries:
- a CDS encoding DUF4258 domain-containing protein translates to MRVIERELEGSWVVQTLKHPDWTEMGPEGNLHYMARIPEFGGRILRVVVSQRVEPPQIVTIFFDRRIKRER
- a CDS encoding DUF2283 domain-containing protein; the protein is MRLRIDKVDDALYLRLDETRIVESEEVEPGVILDFDSEGRVVGIELLDLSSRMPVEEIGRLQLETV